Proteins encoded in a region of the Paenibacillus wynnii genome:
- a CDS encoding helix-turn-helix domain-containing protein, which translates to MENHDFSSALGEFIKSRRHRLQPENAGIKPLPGRRRTPGLRREEVAYLANVSVTYYTWLEQGR; encoded by the coding sequence ATGGAGAACCATGATTTTTCATCCGCTTTGGGGGAATTCATCAAATCGCGCAGACATCGGCTTCAGCCTGAAAATGCGGGAATCAAGCCCTTGCCTGGCCGAAGACGTACTCCGGGACTTCGGAGGGAAGAAGTCGCCTATCTGGCCAATGTCAGCGTAACTTACTATACCTGGCTGGAGCAGGGCCGATAG
- a CDS encoding SDR family NAD(P)-dependent oxidoreductase — protein MNTYPYQGKLAVVTGASSGIGEVYAGALAARGCHVVLAARSEKKLKALAGEIQRNHGVQAYALPCDLSKAGAPRQLAESIAELGLTVDILINNAGFGTHGRFEEIDPEREQEEIMLNTAALVDLTHHFLPGMLERKDGVVVNVASMAAFAPCAYSAVYGATKAFVLSFSEALWAETRGRGVRVLTLCPGATDTGFFDAVGNKDMAAGSALSTPEKVVQAGFRGVDKGRSYIIDGRNNHMAAQMGRFLPRHRVAMIMERISRPKEH, from the coding sequence ATGAATACATATCCATATCAGGGCAAGCTGGCAGTGGTCACCGGTGCTTCATCCGGAATTGGCGAAGTGTATGCTGGGGCGCTGGCTGCACGAGGCTGCCATGTCGTACTAGCTGCACGCTCAGAAAAGAAGCTGAAAGCATTGGCCGGCGAAATTCAACGTAATCATGGAGTGCAGGCGTATGCCCTGCCCTGCGATTTGTCCAAAGCAGGTGCCCCGCGCCAACTAGCCGAATCCATCGCCGAGCTCGGCCTAACGGTAGATATTTTAATCAATAACGCAGGCTTTGGCACGCATGGCCGCTTTGAGGAGATCGATCCAGAGCGCGAGCAGGAGGAAATTATGCTGAACACCGCTGCTCTTGTCGACCTGACGCATCATTTTCTTCCCGGCATGCTGGAACGCAAGGACGGAGTCGTCGTCAACGTGGCTTCAATGGCCGCGTTTGCACCTTGCGCCTATTCGGCTGTTTACGGTGCAACCAAGGCTTTCGTGTTATCTTTCTCCGAAGCGTTGTGGGCCGAAACCCGTGGACGCGGTGTGCGCGTCCTTACCCTGTGCCCGGGTGCGACGGATACAGGATTTTTCGATGCTGTCGGCAACAAGGACATGGCGGCGGGTAGCGCATTGTCCACTCCGGAGAAAGTCGTTCAAGCTGGATTTCGCGGAGTCGATAAAGGTAGAAGTTATATCATCGACGGGCGAAATAATCACATGGCCGCTCAGATGGGTCGTTTTCTTCCCCGGCACAGAGTAGCTATGATAATGGAACGCATCTCACGCCCCAAAGAACATTGA
- a CDS encoding DNA-binding protein encodes MSHISQALQLDADERKHLFDLAAPDPISFSMTQRSDKPDTGFLQNLVDQMRYPSFIANEFADMIVWNRGAELVVADFARLPESERNMVTLLFLDPEYPKRLVNWEEFARYMTALIRAGFDSNKNNPMYMERYERLRRNSEDFVRLWEWHEIRQKSSAPVHYLLPDEQELAFTIHCAAIDNNPGLQWCFFVPTPGSGTEERLAILLKQDAEWPPQS; translated from the coding sequence TTGTCCCACATCAGCCAAGCGCTGCAACTGGATGCAGACGAGCGGAAGCACTTATTCGACCTGGCTGCACCTGATCCAATCAGCTTCAGCATGACCCAGAGATCAGATAAACCCGATACCGGATTTTTGCAAAACCTTGTGGATCAAATGCGTTATCCTTCTTTCATTGCCAATGAGTTTGCCGATATGATCGTCTGGAATCGAGGAGCGGAGCTCGTTGTCGCGGACTTCGCCCGATTGCCGGAAAGCGAACGAAACATGGTGACGCTGCTGTTTCTGGATCCGGAGTACCCAAAGAGGCTTGTAAACTGGGAAGAATTTGCTCGTTACATGACGGCGTTAATCCGGGCAGGCTTCGACAGTAACAAAAACAACCCAATGTACATGGAACGATATGAGCGTCTTAGACGGAACAGCGAAGACTTCGTACGTTTGTGGGAGTGGCATGAGATTCGGCAAAAAAGCTCTGCCCCGGTTCATTATCTCCTTCCAGACGAACAGGAATTGGCGTTCACGATCCATTGCGCTGCCATCGACAATAATCCGGGACTGCAATGGTGCTTCTTCGTTCCTACACCAGGTTCAGGAACGGAAGAGCGACTAGCGATCTTGCTGAAGCAAGACGCCGAATGGCCGCCGCAATCTTAG
- a CDS encoding DUF3237 family protein has protein sequence MEFEEILTVHVQIENTIELNNNDGDSVIMISFKGRATGKYFNGEILDGGVDTQIIGKYGDQHTLSKSHYE, from the coding sequence ATGGAGTTTGAAGAAATATTAACGGTACATGTTCAAATAGAGAATACGATCGAACTGAACAATAACGATGGAGATTCAGTAATAATGATTTCTTTTAAAGGTCGTGCCACAGGTAAGTATTTTAATGGAGAGATTCTCGACGGAGGAGTTGATACGCAAATCATTGGAAAATACGGGGATCAACATACTTTATCCAAAAGTCATTACGAATAG
- a CDS encoding pyridoxamine 5'-phosphate oxidase family protein: MSKYDEAMKLLEEQVGNKDGLISLSTIALEPGANDKSRPAARIVDAYYEDGAFYTVTYATSGKMQQISQNPEVAVCIIVENFTANGIGENLGWVCDEKNAEMMTKLRTIFAEWYNEANNDEDPNTCLLRIRLTKGLWNDAHKGIRNEIDFVNKTAN; encoded by the coding sequence ATGAGCAAGTACGACGAAGCCATGAAGCTGCTGGAAGAACAAGTGGGTAACAAGGACGGCCTGATCTCTCTGTCCACCATCGCGCTGGAACCGGGGGCCAATGACAAAAGCCGTCCCGCCGCCCGCATTGTGGACGCCTATTATGAGGACGGCGCGTTCTACACCGTCACTTACGCGACCTCAGGCAAGATGCAGCAGATCTCCCAAAACCCCGAAGTCGCCGTTTGTATCATCGTCGAAAACTTTACGGCCAATGGTATCGGTGAAAACCTGGGCTGGGTATGTGACGAGAAAAACGCAGAGATGATGACAAAGCTGCGCACCATATTCGCCGAGTGGTATAACGAAGCCAATAACGACGAAGACCCTAACACATGCCTGCTGCGCATTCGCCTTACAAAGGGCCTGTGGAATGACGCCCATAAAGGGATCAGAAATGAAATTGATTTTGTCAATAAGACGGCGAATTAA